The following proteins are co-located in the Streptococcus downei MFe28 genome:
- a CDS encoding MFS transporter: MINKSRFRYFLVIWVGQLISSIGSGLTSFGLNVYVFEKTGSALACSLVTLCAFFPLVFFTPISGTIADKFSRAKLMLIGDFFSAVCLGGMFIMISMGINNIPAICIWVFLSSCFAAILDPAYKAVVTDLLTPEEFSKAGGLVQLASSAKFLLSPIFAGLIYQISGIYLILIIDMCTFFTTLFTVAYSGKVMNECQKIKDSKVQVIKDIVEGYKELTQTKGIKLLLILSIVITFYVGIIETMIKPMLLELTDSSTLGVILSLSAIGMLISSLALGVKGIKKNYLKALSLSFLFMGITIAIIGCTTNIMGIAVIAFLFFLTIPVSNVCLDVLMRCNISKDTQGRAWGLISFISQLGYIIAYATSGALADYVFNPLLYKNGALATSVGRILGTGSERGIALMLVICGISMVILSPLLKSGKSLKQMEANCFNYNVED, translated from the coding sequence ATGATTAATAAAAGTAGATTTAGATATTTTTTAGTGATATGGGTAGGGCAATTAATTTCCAGTATTGGAAGCGGACTTACTTCTTTTGGCTTGAATGTTTACGTTTTTGAAAAAACAGGAAGTGCTTTAGCCTGTTCTTTGGTCACTTTATGTGCATTCTTCCCATTAGTTTTCTTTACTCCTATTTCGGGAACAATTGCTGATAAGTTTAGCAGGGCTAAATTAATGTTAATAGGGGATTTCTTCTCGGCTGTGTGCTTAGGAGGCATGTTTATAATGATTAGTATGGGAATAAATAATATTCCTGCAATCTGTATCTGGGTATTTCTGAGTTCGTGTTTTGCGGCCATACTTGATCCAGCATATAAAGCAGTCGTAACAGATTTACTGACGCCAGAAGAATTCTCCAAAGCCGGCGGACTTGTTCAGTTAGCTTCATCAGCTAAGTTTCTCCTGTCACCGATATTTGCTGGTCTGATTTACCAAATTTCTGGTATTTATCTCATATTGATAATAGATATGTGTACTTTCTTTACAACCTTATTTACCGTAGCTTATTCAGGTAAGGTGATGAATGAATGTCAAAAAATTAAAGATTCTAAAGTGCAGGTTATAAAAGATATTGTTGAAGGCTATAAAGAATTGACTCAGACTAAGGGAATAAAATTACTGTTAATCTTGTCTATTGTGATTACATTTTATGTAGGTATTATAGAGACGATGATAAAACCCATGCTATTGGAATTAACTGATTCTTCTACACTAGGTGTCATCCTATCTCTTAGTGCCATTGGAATGCTCATTTCAAGCTTGGCGCTAGGTGTGAAGGGAATCAAAAAGAATTATCTTAAAGCTCTTTCGTTATCATTTTTATTCATGGGTATTACAATAGCCATTATTGGTTGCACGACGAATATCATGGGGATAGCTGTTATTGCTTTTCTGTTCTTTTTAACAATCCCTGTTTCAAATGTATGTCTAGATGTATTAATGAGGTGTAATATCAGCAAAGATACTCAAGGGAGAGCTTGGGGATTGATTTCCTTTATTTCTCAGCTTGGTTATATTATTGCATATGCTACCTCAGGAGCTTTGGCAGATTATGTTTTTAATCCCTTATTATATAAAAATGGAGCTTTAGCGACTTCAGTCGGGAGAATTCTGGGGACAGGCTCTGAAAGAGGAATTGCGCTGATGCTTGTGATTTGTGGTATTTCCATGGTCATTCTAAGCCCTCTTCTTAAGAGCGGCAAGAGTTTGAAACAGATGGAGGCGAACTGCTTTAACTATAATGTGGAGGACTAA